Below is a window of Stappia sp. DNA.
TGGGGCTACGAGGCGCTCGTGCGTGGCGTGAACGGCGAGGGCGCGCACGCCGTGCTGGACCGCGTCACCGCGGAAAACCGCTATCGCTTCGACCAGGCGTGCCGGGTGAAGGCCATCGAACTGGCAGCCATGCTGTTTCCCGACGACGGCTCGCGCCTGTCGATCAACTTCATGCCGAACGCCGTCTACGATCCGGCCGCCTGCATCCGCACGACCCTCCTTGCGGCGTCCCGCACCGGTTTCGCCCTCGACCGCATCATGTTCGAGTTCACCGAGAACGAGCCGATGCTCGACACGGCGCATGTTCAGGGCATTGTCGCGGAGTACCACCGGCGCGGTTTTCTGACCGCCATCGACGATTTCGGCGCCGGACATTCCGGCCTGCGCCTGCTCGCGGATTTCAAGGTGGATCTCATCAAGATCGACATGGATCTGGTGCGCGACATCGACCGCGATCCCGCGCGCCGGACGATCGTCGCCGGCATCGCGCAGATCGGCCGGGGCCTCGGGGTCACCGTGCTCGCCGAGGGCATCGAGACGCAGGCCGAAAGCGCCGTCCTGGCCGCCGCCGGCATCTCGCTTCAGCAGGGGTACCACTTCGCCCGCCCGGTCGTGGCGGCGCTGCCGCAGGTCCGCTTCGGCGCGGATCCGCAGGCCGAGCCCGCCGTCAGCGACGTGGCCTGACCCTTTTCCGATCCCTTTCCCGACCCTGGTCGCGGCCCCTTTTCCGAGCCCCTTTGCGGTGACCCGCATCGCTCACACCCGCTCGATGATGGTCGCCGTGCCCATGCCGGCGCCGATGCACAGGGTCACGAGCGCGGTGTTGAGGTCGCGCCGCTCCAGTTCGTCCAGCGCCGTGCCGAGGATCATCGCGCCGGTCGCCCCCAGCGGGTGGCCCATGGCGATGGCCCCGCCGTTGACGTTGACGATATCCGCGTCGAGATCGAAGGCCTGCCGGTAGCGCAGCACCACGGAGGCGAAGGCCTCGTTGATCTCGAAGAGGTCGATGTCCGACAGGCTCATCTTCGCCGAGGCGAGCAGCTTCTGCGTCACGTCGACCGGTCCGGTCAGCATCAGCGCCGGATCGGACCCGATGTTGGCGAAGGCCTTGATCCGCGCGCGCGGCTTGAGGCCCGCCCTGCGCCCGGCCTTGCGGTTGCCGATCAGCACGCCCGCCGCCCCGTCGACAATGCCGGAGGAATTGCCCGCGTGATGCACGTGGCGGACCTTCTCCACCTCGGGGTGGGCCTGGATCGCGACAGCGTCGAAGCCGCCCATCTGGCCCATCATCTCGAAGGAGGCGGCGAGGCCCGCCAGCGACTGCATGTCGGTCTCGGGGCGCATGTGCTCGTCGCGCTCCAGCAGGGCGAGCCCGTTGACGTCGCGCACCGGCACGACGGATTTGGCGAAATAGCCCTTCTCCCAGGCGTTGGCCGCGCGTTTCTGGCTCTCCACCGCATAGGCGTCGACATCGTCGCGCGAGAAGCCGTATTTGGTGGCGATCAGGTCCGCCGACACGCCCTGCGGCATGAAGTAGGAGGGCAGGGCCACGGCCGGGTCGACCGGCCAAGCCCCGCCGGAGGCGCCGATGCCGATGCGGCTCATGGATTCCGCCCCGCCGGCGACGACCAGATCGTGCTGCCCGCTCATCACCTGTGCGGCGCCGAAATTGACCGCGTCCAGACCCGAGGCGCAGAAGCGGTTGATCTGCACGCCCGGCGCGGAACTGTCGTAGCCGGCGGCGAAGACGGCGGCGCGCGCGATGTCGCCGCCCGCCTCGCCGATCGGGTCGACGCAGCCGAGCACCACGTCGTCGATGAGCTTCGTGTCGAGGTCGTTGCGCTCCTTCAGCGCCTTCAGGGGGGCTGCGGCGAGCTGCACGGCCGTGACCTCGTGCAGGGCGCCATCCGCCTTGCCGCGCCCGCGCGGCGTGCGAACGTGGTCGAAAATCAATGCGTCGGCCATGAATGTCTCCTTGCCGTCGAATGAGAATGGGCGGGCCGGACGCGCGCCTTACAGGCTGCGCGCGATCAGCACCTTCATGATTTCATTGGTGCCGGCATAGATGCGCTGGACGCGCGCGTCCGCGTAGAGCCGGGAAATCGGATACTCGGTCATGTAGCCGTAGCCGCCGAAGAACTGCAGACACTCGTCCATGGTCTTCATCTGCAGGTCCGTGCACCAGTATTTGGCCATCGACGCGGTGACCGTGTCGAGCGTGCCGGCGTCGAGTTTGCGGATGCAGTCGTTGACGAAGGTCTGGCCGATGGTCGCCTCGGTCTTCAACTCGGCCAGCTTGAACTGGGTGTTCTGGAAATCGAGGACACGCTTGCCGAAGGCCTTGCGCTCCTTCACGTAATCGAGCGTGAGGTCGAGCGCGCGTTCGATTGCCGCCATCGCCTGAACGGCGACCAGCAGCCGTTCCTGCGGCAGTTGCTCCATCAGCTGATAGAAACCCCGGCCTTCCTCCGGTCCGAGCAGCGCGTCGGCCGGCACCCGCACGTCGTCGAAGAAGAGCTCGGAGGTGTCGTTGCCCTTGAAGCCGAGCTTGTCGAGATTGCGGCCCCGGCGGAAGCCCTCGACCTTGTCGGTCTCCACCACGAAGAGCGAGGTGCCCTTGGCGCCGGCGGCCGGATCGGTCTTGGCCACCACCACGATGGTATTGGCGAGCTGGCCGTTGGTGATGAAGGTCTTGGAGCCGTTGATGACGTAGTGGTTGCCGTCGCGCACCGCCGTCGTCTTGACGGCTTGCAGGTCCGATCCGGCACCCGGTTCCGTCATGGCGATGGCGCCGATGCGCTCGCCCGAGACGAGGCCCGGAAGCCAGCGGGATTTCTGATCGTCCGAGCCGTAGTGCAGGATGTAGGGCGCGACGATCGCCGAATGCAGGGCGATACCGAAATGGTCGAAGCCGGCAAGCCCCAGCCGGCGGATGATCACCGCCTCATGCGCGAAGGTGCCGCCGGCCGCGCCATATTCCTCCGGCATGGCCGGGCACAGGAACCCGCCGGCGCCGGTCTTCGCCCACGCCTCGCGGGTGACGGAACCTGCTTCCACAAAGCTTTCGTAGTCGGGCGCGATCTCGCGCTCCAGAAAGCGGGCGAAGGCGTCGTCGAGCATCCTGTGCTCGTCGGTCATCCACTCCGGCGCGGTCTCATGCAATGCGGTCACGCAGCTTTCCTCCCTGTGCGTGCGGTCCATCCGTGCGATCTGCCCGTGCGATCTGCCGGTGCGATGTGTCCGGGCCGCCGACCGGTGTCCCGGCGGTCTTGCGCCGCCTTGAGGGTGTCCGGTCGCCGGCCTTGCACGCAAGCCTAGAACGCTTCGGCGGCGAGCGACATCATCGTCTCGGCGCCGGCCTCGACGCGGGCGCGCCGCAGCGCCGTCTCGGGCATGTGCCGCTCCATGAAATGGCGCGCCAGCACGAGCTTGGTCTCAAGAAACTCCGTGTCCTCGTCACCGGCGGCGAGCTTGGCGCGCGCGACCTTCGCCATCCTCGCCCACATGTAGCCGAGCGCCACGGTGCCGAAGAGGTGCATGTAGTCGCTCGAGCCCGCGCCGGCGTTGTCGGGCGCCTTCATGGCGTTGTTCATGAACCACATGGTGGCGCCCTGAAGGTCGTCGAGCCCGCTCTTGAGCGGACCGAGCAGCGGGGCGAGATCGGCATTCTCGCCGTTCTCCTTCAGGAAGGTCCCGACCTCCGTGAAGAAGGCCATCACGGCCCGTCCGCCGTTCTTCGGCAGCTTGCGGCCGACGAGATCCAGCGCCTGGATGCCGTTGGCGCCCTCGTAGATCATGGCGATGCGGGCGTCGCGCACGAATTGCGACATGCCCCATTCCTCGACATAACCGTGGCCGCCGAGCATCTGCTGCGCCGCCACCGTATTGTCGAAGCCGACATCGGTCAGCACGCCTTTGATGACCGGCGTCATCAGCCCCATGTGATCGTCGGCCGCCTGGGCGGCCTTTTCGTCGTCCGAGCGGTGGGCGATGTCGGACTGCAGCGCGGTCCATAGCACCAGCGCGCGCGCCGCTTCGTTGAAGGCGCGGATCGACAAGAGCGTGCGGCGCACGTCCGGATGGACGAGGATCGGATCGGCCTTGGCGTCGGGGTATTTCGCGCCCGACAGGGACCGGCCCTGCAGCCGCTCCTTGGCGTAGGCGGCGGCGTTCTGATAGGCGACCTCCGACTGGCCGAGCCCCTGAACGCCGACGGCGAGCCGCGCCTCGTTCATCATCACGAACATGGCGGCGAGCCCGCGGTTTTCCTCGCCGACGAGCCAGCCCGTCGCTTCGTCGTAGTTCATGACGCAGGTGGCATTGCCGTGAATGCCCATCTTCTCTTCCAGCGAGCCGCAGGAGACCAGATTGCGCGCGCCAGGCTCCCCGTTGTCGTCGGGCAGAAATTTCGGCACGACGAAGAGCGAGATTCCCTTGGTGCCCTCCGGCGCGCCCTCGATGCGCGCCAGCACCAGATGCACGATGTTCTCGGTGAGGTCGTGCTCGCCGGCGGAGATGAAGATCTTCTGGCCCGAGATCTTGTAGCTGCCGTCGCCGTTCGGCACGGCCTTGGTCTTGATCTGGCCGAGATCCGTGCCGCAATGCGGCTCGGTCAGGTTCATGGTGCCCGACCAGGCGCCGCTCGCGAGCTTGGGCAGATAAAGCGCCTTCTGCGCCTCGCTGGCATGCTCCATCAGCGCGGCCGCCGCGCCCTGCGACAGGCCCGGATACATGCTCCACGCCAGATTGGCGCCGGTCATGAACTCCTGGATGACCGTGTTGAGCGTCGACGGCAGGCCCTGGCCGCCATGCGCCTCCGGCATGGAGAGCGCGATCCAGCCGTTGTCGCGATAGGTGGCATAAGCGTCGCGGAAGCCCGTTGGCGTGGTCACCGAGCCGTCGTCGTGCCGGGTGCAGCCCTCCCGGTCGCCGACCGCGTTGAGGGGGGCGAGCACTTCCTCGCAGAAGCGGGCGCCCTCGGAGACGATGGCGTCGATCATGTCGGGCGTGGCGTCTGCGAAGCCCGGCAGGTTGCCGTGGCGCTGGACCTCCAGCACGTCGTTCAGCAGGAAGGTCACGTCCTTCACGGGCGCGGAATATGTGGGCATGCTTTTGCCTCCCGGTCGCTGTCCCGGCCCCTCCTCGGGCCGCTCTCGGATTGGACGTTCGCAAGCCTTACGTTTGCGTAAACGTCACCTTGGGCGGGTTATAGGCCGGGAAAACCGGGCCGGCAAGACGTGTCCCAACGTCACCTTGCGCGCTTTTTCGGGCGAAAGCGATGCGAATCCGGCGCGGGCTCGACGGGAAGGGGGCG
It encodes the following:
- a CDS encoding acyl-CoA dehydrogenase C-terminal domain-containing protein; translated protein: MPTYSAPVKDVTFLLNDVLEVQRHGNLPGFADATPDMIDAIVSEGARFCEEVLAPLNAVGDREGCTRHDDGSVTTPTGFRDAYATYRDNGWIALSMPEAHGGQGLPSTLNTVIQEFMTGANLAWSMYPGLSQGAAAALMEHASEAQKALYLPKLASGAWSGTMNLTEPHCGTDLGQIKTKAVPNGDGSYKISGQKIFISAGEHDLTENIVHLVLARIEGAPEGTKGISLFVVPKFLPDDNGEPGARNLVSCGSLEEKMGIHGNATCVMNYDEATGWLVGEENRGLAAMFVMMNEARLAVGVQGLGQSEVAYQNAAAYAKERLQGRSLSGAKYPDAKADPILVHPDVRRTLLSIRAFNEAARALVLWTALQSDIAHRSDDEKAAQAADDHMGLMTPVIKGVLTDVGFDNTVAAQQMLGGHGYVEEWGMSQFVRDARIAMIYEGANGIQALDLVGRKLPKNGGRAVMAFFTEVGTFLKENGENADLAPLLGPLKSGLDDLQGATMWFMNNAMKAPDNAGAGSSDYMHLFGTVALGYMWARMAKVARAKLAAGDEDTEFLETKLVLARHFMERHMPETALRRARVEAGAETMMSLAAEAF
- a CDS encoding EAL domain-containing protein — encoded protein: MAFQPIVDVANRCVWGYEALVRGVNGEGAHAVLDRVTAENRYRFDQACRVKAIELAAMLFPDDGSRLSINFMPNAVYDPAACIRTTLLAASRTGFALDRIMFEFTENEPMLDTAHVQGIVAEYHRRGFLTAIDDFGAGHSGLRLLADFKVDLIKIDMDLVRDIDRDPARRTIVAGIAQIGRGLGVTVLAEGIETQAESAVLAAAGISLQQGYHFARPVVAALPQVRFGADPQAEPAVSDVA
- a CDS encoding acyl-CoA dehydrogenase family protein, which produces MLDDAFARFLEREIAPDYESFVEAGSVTREAWAKTGAGGFLCPAMPEEYGAAGGTFAHEAVIIRRLGLAGFDHFGIALHSAIVAPYILHYGSDDQKSRWLPGLVSGERIGAIAMTEPGAGSDLQAVKTTAVRDGNHYVINGSKTFITNGQLANTIVVVAKTDPAAGAKGTSLFVVETDKVEGFRRGRNLDKLGFKGNDTSELFFDDVRVPADALLGPEEGRGFYQLMEQLPQERLLVAVQAMAAIERALDLTLDYVKERKAFGKRVLDFQNTQFKLAELKTEATIGQTFVNDCIRKLDAGTLDTVTASMAKYWCTDLQMKTMDECLQFFGGYGYMTEYPISRLYADARVQRIYAGTNEIMKVLIARSL
- a CDS encoding acetyl-CoA C-acetyltransferase; translation: MADALIFDHVRTPRGRGKADGALHEVTAVQLAAAPLKALKERNDLDTKLIDDVVLGCVDPIGEAGGDIARAAVFAAGYDSSAPGVQINRFCASGLDAVNFGAAQVMSGQHDLVVAGGAESMSRIGIGASGGAWPVDPAVALPSYFMPQGVSADLIATKYGFSRDDVDAYAVESQKRAANAWEKGYFAKSVVPVRDVNGLALLERDEHMRPETDMQSLAGLAASFEMMGQMGGFDAVAIQAHPEVEKVRHVHHAGNSSGIVDGAAGVLIGNRKAGRRAGLKPRARIKAFANIGSDPALMLTGPVDVTQKLLASAKMSLSDIDLFEINEAFASVVLRYRQAFDLDADIVNVNGGAIAMGHPLGATGAMILGTALDELERRDLNTALVTLCIGAGMGTATIIERV